One stretch of Comamonas testosteroni DNA includes these proteins:
- a CDS encoding thioredoxin family protein codes for MPYQATHWATEPTRQAIDALKGANLLEFGAPWCGHCQRAQPLLQSALSAQPEVAHIKVEDGPGRPLGRSYRVKLWPTLIFLRDGKEVARIVRPESEQQIQETLAQITS; via the coding sequence ATGCCATACCAAGCCACCCACTGGGCCACAGAACCCACAAGGCAGGCCATCGATGCGCTCAAGGGCGCGAATTTGCTGGAATTTGGCGCCCCCTGGTGCGGCCACTGCCAACGCGCCCAGCCGCTGTTGCAGTCCGCGCTGTCAGCCCAGCCGGAAGTGGCGCACATCAAGGTGGAAGATGGTCCCGGCCGGCCGCTGGGCCGCAGCTATCGCGTCAAGCTCTGGCCCACGCTGATTTTTCTGCGTGACGGCAAGGAAGTGGCGCGCATCGTACGCCCCGAATCCGAACAACAGATCCAAGAAACGCTGGCACAAATCACGAGCTGA
- the rnhA gene encoding ribonuclease HI, with amino-acid sequence MNQVVIYTDGACKGNPGPGGWGALLQAGSAQKELFGGELGTTNNRMELKAVIEALSALKRPCDVVLYLDSQYVRKGITEWIQGWKAKGWVTASKEPVKNVELWKQLDALVQGSGHRIDWRWVKGHAGDPGNERADALANKGVELALKNG; translated from the coding sequence TTGAATCAAGTTGTGATCTATACCGATGGTGCCTGCAAGGGCAATCCCGGCCCTGGCGGCTGGGGCGCATTGCTGCAGGCCGGATCGGCGCAGAAAGAACTCTTCGGTGGTGAACTGGGAACCACCAATAACCGCATGGAGCTCAAGGCCGTGATCGAGGCGCTGTCCGCGCTCAAGCGTCCCTGCGATGTGGTGCTGTATCTGGACAGTCAGTACGTGCGCAAAGGCATTACCGAGTGGATACAGGGCTGGAAGGCCAAGGGCTGGGTCACTGCTTCCAAGGAGCCCGTCAAAAATGTCGAACTCTGGAAGCAGCTGGACGCGCTGGTGCAGGGCAGCGGCCACCGTATCGACTGGCGCTGGGTCAAGGGCCATGCCGGAGACCCCGGCAATGAGCGCGCCGATGCGCTGGCCAACAAGGGCGTGGAGCTGGCGCTCAAGAACGGCTGA
- the recR gene encoding recombination mediator RecR, giving the protein MSDVQSLDALIEALRRLPGVGIKSAQRMAFHLLQRDQAGALQLARALDSAVNSVHHCERCHTFTEGAICSICDDAGRDGARLCVVEAPADLAAMERTGAYQGYYYVLMGRLSPLDGVGPKEIGMKQLLERACDGVVQEVILATSFTAEGEATAHAISEALKSRGILVTRLARGVPIGSELEYVDLGTIAHALVDRR; this is encoded by the coding sequence GTGTCTGATGTGCAATCTCTGGACGCCTTGATCGAGGCCTTGCGCCGACTGCCGGGCGTGGGCATCAAGTCGGCGCAGCGTATGGCGTTTCATTTGCTGCAGCGTGATCAGGCTGGTGCGCTGCAGCTGGCGCGGGCGCTGGATTCTGCGGTGAACTCTGTTCATCACTGCGAGCGCTGCCATACGTTTACCGAAGGCGCTATCTGCAGCATCTGTGATGACGCCGGGCGCGACGGGGCCCGGCTGTGCGTGGTCGAGGCTCCGGCCGATCTGGCCGCCATGGAACGCACGGGGGCCTATCAGGGCTATTACTATGTGCTGATGGGGCGGCTGTCGCCGCTCGACGGCGTGGGTCCCAAGGAAATCGGCATGAAGCAGCTGCTGGAGCGCGCCTGTGACGGTGTGGTGCAGGAGGTGATTCTGGCCACCAGCTTCACGGCAGAGGGCGAGGCCACGGCCCATGCCATCAGCGAGGCGCTCAAGTCGCGCGGCATTCTGGTCACGCGGCTGGCGCGTGGCGTGCCGATAGGCAGCGAACTTGAATATGTGGACCTCGGCACGATTGCCCACGCGCTGGTGGACAGGCGCTGA
- the dnaX gene encoding DNA polymerase III subunit gamma/tau — translation MSYLVLARKYRPRTFTEMVGQEHVVQALTNALTQQRLHHAYLFTGTRGVGKTTVSRILAKSLNCQGLDGNGGITATPCGVCAACTEIDSGRFPDYTELDAASNRGVDEVQSLLEQAVYKPVQGRFKVFMIDEVHMLTNTAFNAMLKTLEEPPEYLKFVLATTDPQKVPVTVLSRCLQFNLRPMAPETVLEHLTHVLDKESVPAEPQALRLLSRAARGSMRDALSLTDQAIAFGSGQLQEATVRQMLGSVDRSHVFRLIDALAQGHGRTVVEVSEELRHNGLSAASTLEEMCTVLQRMAVLQAVPDMPLDASDPEAAEVDRLASLMPRDETQLLYSICLHGRAELGLAPDEYAALTMALLRLLAFKPENADAGMAEKKTPALRPSRPVVQTPTPIQQPPASPPAAMEAPPAKVQSVQPVVESALESAPAQEPASVVGMAEPEQIQAVADRPDSAAYSEADLVVQAVPESTRSPVPAVMPEPAAVQQPTPSANHEAVAEAGQMPADDASESAEGTDMADAPEEQDVSEAAWAGMPDEGWSDDGRWGDDADLDVGQPLHAMPPMESDEPAAQSASGGYVSTAQDAAPVERTAEGDLWFGVVQQLLQSEAVVAVARQLALQSQLLGREGDLWRLRVESSSLNQAGTRDRLRAALEAAGHARQLQVEQGPVTDSPARRLALERQASQLLAEDIVKSNPQVQALMRDFGAKIVPGSIKPISIQPE, via the coding sequence ATGTCTTATTTAGTGCTTGCTCGCAAATACCGGCCTCGTACCTTCACCGAAATGGTGGGGCAGGAGCACGTGGTTCAGGCTCTGACCAATGCGTTGACCCAGCAGCGCCTGCACCATGCCTATCTGTTCACGGGCACACGTGGCGTGGGCAAGACCACGGTGTCGCGCATTCTGGCCAAGTCTCTGAATTGCCAGGGCCTGGACGGTAACGGTGGAATCACCGCAACCCCTTGCGGGGTTTGTGCAGCATGCACTGAAATCGATAGCGGCCGTTTCCCTGACTACACCGAGCTGGATGCTGCATCCAACCGGGGTGTGGATGAGGTGCAGAGCCTGCTGGAGCAGGCGGTGTACAAGCCGGTGCAGGGGCGCTTCAAGGTCTTCATGATCGACGAAGTGCACATGCTGACAAACACCGCGTTCAACGCCATGCTCAAGACGCTGGAAGAGCCTCCGGAATATCTGAAGTTCGTGCTGGCCACGACCGATCCGCAGAAAGTGCCAGTCACTGTGCTCTCGCGCTGCCTGCAGTTCAATCTGCGCCCGATGGCGCCCGAGACGGTTCTGGAGCACCTGACCCATGTGCTGGACAAGGAAAGCGTGCCGGCAGAGCCTCAGGCGCTGCGATTGCTGTCGCGTGCTGCGCGTGGCTCCATGCGCGATGCGCTGAGCCTGACCGATCAGGCAATTGCCTTTGGCAGCGGGCAGTTGCAGGAGGCGACGGTGCGCCAGATGCTGGGCAGCGTGGATCGCAGCCATGTCTTTCGCCTGATCGATGCCTTGGCGCAGGGTCATGGGCGTACGGTGGTTGAAGTCTCCGAAGAGCTGCGCCACAACGGTCTGTCTGCTGCATCGACTCTGGAAGAAATGTGCACCGTGCTGCAGCGCATGGCCGTGTTGCAGGCCGTGCCCGATATGCCACTGGATGCCAGCGATCCGGAGGCCGCCGAAGTAGACCGACTGGCCAGTCTGATGCCGCGCGACGAGACTCAGCTGCTCTACAGCATCTGCCTGCACGGTCGTGCAGAACTGGGGCTGGCCCCGGACGAGTACGCTGCACTGACCATGGCGCTGCTGCGGCTGCTGGCCTTCAAGCCGGAAAACGCCGACGCCGGCATGGCTGAAAAAAAAACTCCGGCGCTGAGGCCTAGCCGGCCTGTTGTCCAGACTCCGACTCCGATTCAGCAGCCTCCGGCTTCACCGCCAGCGGCGATGGAGGCACCACCGGCCAAGGTTCAGTCCGTGCAGCCCGTTGTGGAATCCGCGCTGGAGTCCGCACCGGCGCAGGAGCCCGCGTCAGTGGTCGGCATGGCCGAGCCAGAACAGATTCAAGCAGTTGCCGATCGCCCAGATTCAGCGGCGTATTCCGAAGCAGATCTGGTGGTGCAGGCCGTCCCGGAGTCGACCCGGTCGCCAGTTCCTGCGGTGATGCCTGAGCCTGCTGCGGTTCAGCAACCCACGCCCTCGGCGAATCATGAAGCAGTCGCAGAGGCTGGCCAGATGCCCGCCGACGATGCGTCCGAGAGCGCAGAGGGCACCGATATGGCTGATGCTCCCGAAGAGCAGGATGTCAGCGAGGCGGCCTGGGCAGGCATGCCCGATGAGGGCTGGTCTGACGATGGGCGCTGGGGCGATGATGCCGACCTGGATGTCGGCCAGCCCCTGCATGCCATGCCGCCCATGGAGTCTGACGAACCTGCGGCCCAGAGCGCGAGCGGCGGCTATGTCAGCACGGCCCAGGATGCCGCCCCCGTGGAGCGCACAGCCGAGGGCGATCTGTGGTTTGGCGTGGTTCAGCAGTTGCTGCAGAGCGAAGCCGTGGTGGCCGTGGCGCGGCAGCTGGCGCTGCAGTCGCAGCTGCTGGGGCGTGAAGGCGATCTGTGGCGACTGCGCGTGGAGTCCAGCTCGCTCAATCAGGCTGGCACACGTGATCGTCTGCGTGCTGCGCTGGAAGCAGCCGGTCATGCGCGACAATTGCAGGTTGAGCAGGGGCCCGTGACGGACAGTCCTGCCCGTCGACTGGCCCTGGAAAGACAAGCCAGCCAGTTGCTGGCCGAGGACATTGTCAAAAGCAATCCGCAGGTTCAAGCCTTGATGCGAGACTTTGGAGCGAAAATCGTGCCCGGTAGCATCAAGCCCATATCTATTCAGCCTGAATAA
- the gloB gene encoding hydroxyacylglutathione hydrolase codes for MNLLPIPAFSDNYIWMLHDAEHAVVVDPGQAEPVLSTLAQRGLKLQGILVTHHHADHVGGIDAIRAATGAPVWGPAYESLPEPVTRVQGGNSVELLGGPWRVIDVPGHTSGHIAFFSTQAQDQPLLFCGDTLFSGGCGRLFEGTAAQMQTSLDALAALPGNTLVCCAHEYTISNLRFAQAVEPNNPELAQYLEYCQQLRKNGQPTLPSTLQTELAINPFMRSRAADVIAAAVHHDPQTRPEEPASVLSTLRQWKNVF; via the coding sequence ATGAACCTGTTGCCCATTCCCGCTTTTTCCGACAACTACATCTGGATGCTCCACGATGCAGAACATGCCGTGGTCGTCGATCCGGGTCAGGCCGAGCCTGTGCTGAGCACATTGGCACAGCGGGGCCTGAAACTGCAGGGCATTTTAGTCACCCACCATCATGCCGACCATGTGGGCGGCATCGATGCCATTCGCGCGGCCACCGGCGCCCCGGTCTGGGGCCCCGCCTACGAGTCCCTGCCGGAGCCCGTCACACGCGTGCAGGGAGGCAACAGCGTGGAGCTGCTCGGCGGCCCCTGGAGGGTCATCGATGTGCCGGGACACACCAGCGGTCATATCGCCTTCTTCAGCACACAGGCACAAGACCAGCCCCTGCTGTTCTGCGGCGACACGCTGTTCTCGGGCGGCTGCGGGCGCCTTTTCGAAGGCACGGCAGCGCAGATGCAGACTTCGCTGGACGCACTGGCCGCCCTGCCCGGCAACACGCTGGTGTGCTGCGCACATGAGTACACAATTTCCAACCTGCGATTTGCGCAGGCCGTGGAACCAAACAACCCGGAACTGGCTCAGTATCTGGAATATTGCCAGCAACTGCGCAAGAACGGGCAGCCCACGCTGCCCTCCACATTGCAGACCGAGCTGGCCATCAACCCGTTCATGCGAAGCCGCGCTGCCGATGTGATCGCAGCCGCCGTGCACCATGATCCTCAAACCAGGCCCGAGGAGCCCGCCAGCGTGCTGTCTACCTTGCGCCAATGGAAAAACGTTTTCTGA
- a CDS encoding transglycosylase SLT domain-containing protein, with amino-acid sequence MKLLSTLLLTSALILTGCATTSSVDPMYPNGPLKPLGQGKVGSSEVAELEATGDLWVRIRKGFAMPNLEQDLVQNQEQWYATRPDYIQRMTERSSKYLFHIVEELERRNMPTELALLPFIESAFNPQAVSSAKAAGMWQFMPATGTYFDLKQNVFRDDRRDVLASTRAALDYLQKLYNMFGDWHLALAAYNWGEGSVGRAIKRNEKLGQPAGYLDLQMPAETRNYVPKLQAVKNIVAEPEKFNTELPIIENHPYFQAVDLPHDIDVELVAKLADVSVKDFKALNPSFHKPVIFARATPQVLLPWDNAKVFRRNLQAYSEGQFASWTVWTVPTTITVAEAAQRAGLGEADLRAINNIPPRMLIKAGSALMVPRDANVKTDVPGHVADNGQISFAPEIVTVRTTVKARKRDTLVSVASRYGISVSNLADWNDLKSTASLRPGQSLIAYLPSRAARSARAEANDSPRESARNTRGGSKVAAASKNTRAGSAPAPRGGKSEPKARGGTPAKKRK; translated from the coding sequence ATGAAGCTGCTATCCACCCTGCTGCTGACAAGCGCACTGATATTGACCGGCTGCGCCACCACCAGCAGCGTCGACCCCATGTATCCGAACGGCCCGCTCAAACCCCTGGGCCAGGGCAAAGTCGGCAGCTCTGAAGTCGCGGAGCTTGAAGCCACGGGCGATCTCTGGGTTCGCATCCGCAAGGGCTTTGCCATGCCCAATCTTGAGCAGGATCTGGTCCAGAACCAGGAGCAGTGGTATGCCACGCGCCCCGACTACATACAGCGCATGACGGAGCGGTCGAGCAAATACCTGTTCCACATCGTCGAGGAACTGGAGCGCCGCAATATGCCGACAGAGTTGGCGCTGTTGCCCTTCATCGAGAGCGCCTTCAATCCTCAGGCTGTCTCCAGCGCCAAGGCCGCCGGCATGTGGCAGTTCATGCCGGCCACGGGCACCTATTTCGACCTCAAGCAGAATGTCTTCCGCGATGATCGCCGCGATGTGCTGGCCTCGACCCGCGCCGCGCTCGACTATCTGCAAAAGCTCTACAACATGTTCGGCGACTGGCATCTGGCCCTGGCCGCCTATAACTGGGGCGAGGGCAGCGTGGGCCGCGCCATCAAGCGCAACGAAAAGCTGGGCCAGCCCGCGGGCTACCTTGATCTGCAGATGCCTGCCGAAACCCGCAATTACGTGCCCAAGCTGCAAGCCGTCAAGAACATCGTGGCCGAGCCCGAGAAGTTCAACACCGAGCTTCCCATCATCGAGAACCACCCCTATTTCCAGGCCGTGGATCTGCCGCACGACATCGACGTTGAGCTGGTGGCCAAGCTGGCCGATGTGAGCGTCAAGGACTTCAAGGCGCTCAACCCCAGCTTTCACAAACCGGTGATCTTTGCGCGCGCCACGCCGCAGGTGCTGCTGCCCTGGGACAACGCCAAGGTTTTCCGCCGCAATCTGCAGGCCTATAGCGAAGGCCAGTTTGCCAGCTGGACGGTATGGACCGTGCCCACCACCATCACCGTGGCTGAAGCCGCCCAGCGTGCAGGCCTGGGTGAAGCCGACCTGCGCGCCATCAACAACATCCCTCCACGCATGCTGATCAAGGCCGGCTCGGCTCTGATGGTGCCGCGCGATGCCAACGTCAAGACCGATGTGCCCGGCCATGTGGCAGACAACGGCCAGATCTCCTTCGCCCCCGAGATCGTGACCGTGCGCACCACGGTCAAGGCGCGCAAGCGCGATACCCTGGTCAGCGTGGCCAGCCGCTATGGCATCAGCGTCTCCAACCTCGCGGACTGGAACGACCTCAAGTCCACGGCATCCTTGCGCCCCGGCCAGTCGCTGATTGCCTACCTGCCCAGCCGCGCAGCCCGCAGCGCACGCGCCGAAGCCAACGACAGCCCACGCGAGTCAGCCCGCAATACCCGTGGCGGCAGCAAGGTGGCAGCCGCCAGCAAGAACACCAGAGCCGGCAGCGCGCCCGCTCCCCGTGGCGGCAAGAGCGAACCCAAGGCACGTGGCGGCACACCAGCCAAGAAGCGCAAATAA
- a CDS encoding class I SAM-dependent methyltransferase, whose product MHHWTDSALGHYLLEWEQQRFDEAVADIFGYHALQLGLPQLQGLRSNRMPHRWLALEGLDPVPDAKAGTVAQAKATAVSPPLPPADDAQNFAPLVPALRTAPEALPFAEASLDLLLMPHTLEACNDPHAALREAARVLVPEGRLVISGLNPSSLLGLQRRVERSAGYLPDLSLGVGYWRLRDWLRLLSFEIEAVQFGCYRPATQSEKWLSRWQFMEGLGHRCWPVMGGVYCVVAVKRVQGMRLMSPSWRKSSVPAGMKAPVTQKQPPDMSWRNKEEN is encoded by the coding sequence ATGCATCACTGGACGGATTCAGCCCTCGGGCACTATCTCCTGGAATGGGAGCAGCAGCGCTTTGACGAGGCGGTTGCGGATATCTTTGGCTACCACGCCTTGCAGCTGGGCTTGCCACAGCTGCAAGGCCTGCGCAGCAACCGCATGCCTCATCGCTGGCTGGCGCTGGAGGGCCTCGATCCCGTTCCGGATGCAAAAGCAGGCACTGTAGCGCAAGCGAAGGCGACCGCAGTGTCGCCGCCGCTGCCACCCGCTGATGATGCACAGAATTTTGCCCCGTTGGTGCCGGCGCTCAGAACCGCCCCGGAAGCCCTGCCTTTTGCCGAGGCCAGCCTCGATCTGCTGCTGATGCCGCATACGCTGGAGGCTTGCAACGATCCGCATGCCGCGCTGCGCGAGGCTGCGCGGGTGCTGGTGCCGGAAGGCAGACTGGTGATCAGCGGGCTGAACCCCTCCAGTCTGCTGGGCTTGCAGCGCCGGGTGGAGCGCAGTGCGGGATATTTGCCGGACTTGAGCCTGGGTGTGGGTTATTGGCGTTTGCGCGATTGGCTGCGTTTGCTGAGCTTCGAGATCGAAGCAGTGCAATTTGGCTGTTATCGTCCTGCCACTCAAAGTGAGAAGTGGCTGAGCCGCTGGCAGTTCATGGAAGGCCTGGGCCACCGCTGCTGGCCGGTGATGGGGGGCGTCTATTGTGTGGTGGCCGTCAAGCGTGTGCAGGGCATGCGGCTGATGAGCCCGAGCTGGCGCAAGAGCAGCGTGCCGGCCGGCATGAAGGCGCCCGTGACCCAGAAGCAGCCGCCGGACATGTCCTGGCGTAACAAGGAAGAAAATTGA
- a CDS encoding YbaB/EbfC family nucleoid-associated protein, translating to MFNKGQLAGLMKQAQAMQDNLKKAQEELGNIEVEGESGAGLVKVVMTCKHDVKRITIDPSLLAEDKDMLEDLVAAAFNAAVRKAEETSNEKMGKITAGMPGLPGGMKFPF from the coding sequence ATGTTCAACAAAGGACAACTCGCCGGTTTGATGAAGCAAGCTCAGGCCATGCAGGACAACCTGAAGAAGGCTCAGGAAGAGCTGGGCAATATTGAAGTCGAAGGCGAATCCGGTGCCGGTCTGGTCAAGGTCGTGATGACCTGCAAGCATGACGTCAAGCGCATCACCATCGACCCCAGCCTGCTGGCCGAAGATAAGGACATGCTGGAAGACCTGGTGGCTGCCGCCTTCAACGCTGCTGTGCGCAAGGCCGAAGAGACCTCCAACGAGAAGATGGGCAAGATTACTGCCGGTATGCCCGGCCTGCCCGGCGGAATGAAGTTCCCGTTCTGA